One Rhodococcus sp. P1Y DNA window includes the following coding sequences:
- the qcrA gene encoding cytochrome bc1 complex Rieske iron-sulfur subunit has product MDRIKVMSDADSGRTGSDHADSAKVDKVDVNKKYTDEELAGMSRDQLVELGTNLDHVDVAFRRDRWAVKGTKAEKRAERSVAAWFTLAGISAVAFIGIYLFWPWQYAGRGEENYDAYSLYTPLIGLTMGLAILGVGVGAVQFTKKFIPEEVSIQDRHDGGSSEVDRRTVVAELGDSLDTSTIGRRKVIKRSLFFGGGALGIMALLPLGGLIKNPWAEGDKSPLWVSGWTPRYPGETIYLRRDTGRPHDVVLVRPEDMDAGAMETVFPFREADRDDDHALLASLRGIRNSVMLIRLRTEDAQKVIKRKGQESFNYGDYFAYSKICTHLGCPTSLFEQQTNRILCPCHQSQFDALEYGKPIFGPAARALPQLPITVDEDGFLVADGDFIEALGPAFWERPTGRES; this is encoded by the coding sequence ATGGATCGGATCAAGGTCATGAGCGATGCTGACTCCGGGCGTACCGGCAGCGACCACGCTGACAGCGCAAAGGTCGACAAGGTGGATGTGAACAAGAAGTACACCGACGAAGAACTGGCGGGAATGAGCCGCGACCAGCTGGTCGAGCTCGGCACCAACCTCGACCACGTCGACGTCGCTTTCCGACGTGACCGTTGGGCGGTCAAGGGCACCAAGGCCGAGAAGCGCGCCGAGCGAAGTGTCGCAGCATGGTTCACGCTCGCAGGCATCTCCGCGGTGGCTTTCATTGGTATCTACCTCTTCTGGCCGTGGCAGTACGCGGGCCGCGGCGAGGAGAACTACGACGCGTACTCGCTGTACACGCCTCTCATCGGTCTCACCATGGGCCTCGCCATCCTCGGCGTCGGCGTCGGTGCCGTCCAGTTCACCAAGAAGTTCATTCCCGAAGAGGTTTCGATCCAGGACCGTCACGACGGTGGATCGTCCGAGGTCGACCGTCGGACGGTCGTCGCAGAACTCGGCGACTCGCTCGACACCTCGACGATCGGTCGACGCAAGGTCATCAAGCGTTCGTTGTTCTTCGGTGGTGGAGCTCTCGGAATCATGGCGCTGCTCCCCCTCGGTGGCTTGATCAAGAACCCGTGGGCGGAAGGTGACAAATCTCCGCTCTGGGTCTCGGGCTGGACCCCGCGCTATCCTGGAGAAACGATCTACCTTCGGCGCGACACAGGACGTCCACACGACGTCGTGCTGGTTCGCCCCGAGGATATGGATGCTGGAGCCATGGAGACTGTCTTCCCGTTCCGCGAGGCCGACCGCGACGACGACCACGCGCTACTCGCTTCGCTGCGGGGAATTCGTAACTCCGTAATGCTCATCCGCCTACGCACCGAGGACGCGCAGAAGGTCATCAAGCGCAAGGGTCAAGAAAGCTTCAACTACGGCGACTACTTCGCCTACTCGAAGATCTGCACGCATTTGGGTTGCCCGACCTCCCTGTTCGAGCAGCAGACGAACCGCATTCTGTGCCCATGCCACCAGTCGCAGTTCGATGCACTGGAATATGGCAAGCCGATCTTCGGACCGGCTGCGCGCGCGCTGCCTCAACTTCCGATCACCGTCGACGAGGATGGATTCCTCGTGGCCGACGGCGACTTCATCGAAGCCCTGGGACCCGCCTTCTGGGAGCGTCCCACCGGTAGGGAGAGCTGA